The DNA window GATGGTGAGGTCGCGCACGCCCCGCCCAATCAGTGCCTCGATCAGTTCGTCGGGCATGCCGGCGGTGCCGAACCCTCCGATCATGATGGAGGCGCCATCCTGAATATCGGCGACGGCAACGGTTGCCGAGGCCACGCTTTTATCGATCACGGGACTCTCCTGAAAGCTTGTGTCCTTGCCTCCCGGTTCTGCCTCACCCCCTCTTGAGTCAATCGATAAACGGTATATTGTACGGTAATCGGTTATCGAAAGCACCAAAGTATGATGGAAGATCTGCTCGAATCCCCTGGCGATCCGGAGTTCATGGCCTCGCTGGCGCGCGGTCTGGCGGTGATGCGCTGCTTTGCCGAACAGGAGCGCCCGATGACCATCGCTCAGGCCAGCAAGCTGACGGGCCTGAGCCGCCCCGCCGTGCGCCGCTGCCTGCTCACGCTGGTGAAGCTGGGCTATGCCGTGCAGGACGGCAGCCACTATGCACTGCGGCCCAAGGTGATGACCCTGGGCTATGCGTACCTCTCCTCCACCCCGCTGGCGCTGCGGGCGCAGCCTCTGCTCGATCAGTTGCGCGATGAGCTGGGCGAGTCCTGCTCGCTGGGCATCGTCGACGATGATCAGGTGTTTTACATTGCCCGCGCCGAAGTTTCGCGGATCATGTCGATTGCCTTGCGGGTGGGAAGCCGCCTGCCGCTCTACACCACCTCGATGGGGCGCGTGCTGCTGGCCGATATGTCGAGGGAGAGCCGCGCCGCCTATTTCCGCCGCACCGATCTGGTGGCCCGGACGGAACTGACCGAAACCGAGCCCAACCGCCTGCAGGCGATCTGCGACAAGGTGGCCGAGGAAGGCTATGCCATCATCGATCAGGAGCTGGAAATGGGGCTGCGTTCGGTGGCGGTGCCGGTGGTCGGCCTGTCGGGTCGGGTGGTCGCGGCGGTGAATGTGGGGACGCAGGCCTCGCGCGTGTCGGTGGTCGATCTGCGCACCCATTTCCTGCCATCCCTGCGCCGCTGCGCGCGCGAACTGGCGGCCACCGGTCTGGTTTGAAGGGCGTCGATAAAGGGCTTCAGAAGAAATCACATCGCTTAATGCAATCGATTGTTGCCATCCGCGCACGACGCTTGTAAAGCCTCCTTCGACCGCGATAGCATAAGGACACGCCCAGAGGCGAAAATGTCCGGGCCGGAAGCGGGGGGAGAGAGAACATCATGGCCCAGTCCCTATCCATGCGCGATCCGTCCGCGACCGCGCATGACGTGCTTCCCACTGCCAAGCCGCGTCTCTCCCTGCTGCGCATCATCGAGATGAATCTGGGTTTCCTCGGCCTGCAGTTCAGCTTCGGCCTGCAGCAGGGCAATATGATCCCGATCTACTCATGGCTGGGCGCCGATGAGGCCACCCTGCCCGTGCTGCAACTGGCCGGGCCGATGACGGGCCTGCTGATCCAGCCGCTGATCGGTGCCCTGTCGGACCGCACGCTGACGCGCATCGGGCGGCGCACGCCCTATTTCCTGATCGGCGCCATCATGTGCTCGCTCGGCCTTTTCGCCATGCCGCATTCGACCAGCATATTGATGGCCGCCAGCCTGCTGTGGCTGCTCGACGCTGGCAACAATGTCACCATGGAGCCCTATCGCGCCTATGTCTCGGACCGGCTGAACCCGGACCAGCACGCCATCGGCTTCCTCAGCCAGAGCGCCTTTACAGGGTTGGCGCAATGTCTGGCGTTTCTCACGCCCTCCATTCTGGTCTACTGGCTGGGCTTTGACCGCAATGCGGTGGATGCCCACAACATCCCGACAATCACCCATGTCAGCTTCCTGATCGGCGCGGTGCTGTCGATCAGCACGAT is part of the Novosphingobium sp. genome and encodes:
- a CDS encoding IclR family transcriptional regulator C-terminal domain-containing protein → MMEDLLESPGDPEFMASLARGLAVMRCFAEQERPMTIAQASKLTGLSRPAVRRCLLTLVKLGYAVQDGSHYALRPKVMTLGYAYLSSTPLALRAQPLLDQLRDELGESCSLGIVDDDQVFYIARAEVSRIMSIALRVGSRLPLYTTSMGRVLLADMSRESRAAYFRRTDLVARTELTETEPNRLQAICDKVAEEGYAIIDQELEMGLRSVAVPVVGLSGRVVAAVNVGTQASRVSVVDLRTHFLPSLRRCARELAATGLV